The Bacteroides fragilis NCTC 9343 genome includes the window TTGATAGGCAGAATAAGAGAAGATTTGGCGCAATACATCCAGCCCAAGTGTAAATTTCAGACGTTGTGGATAATGATGTATGGAAACCACAAATATTAGGATACCCGATAAAATAGGACCTATAATTAGTGCATAAAGCCCGGCTCCACATAGGGCTGCTATGACAGCTGCTATACCAGTGGCTATCTGTATAACGAAACTTCTCAAGGCAATAAATTTAAATTCTTTATTGCGATAAAACAAAGCATTGGGAACAATAGTAGCTGAAGCAAAAAATAGGTTTATAGCTAGTAATTGACATAGTATGCGCAGGATTTCCCGATTATAGTAAGCCGCTATGGGCCATGAGGCAACTGTGAAAAGAAATGCCAGACCGATACCCGTCCAGACTGTGAAAGAGAAGAGTCCTGATAAATTCTCTTTGGTTAGACTTTTGTGTTGGATAATGGCAGGTGATAGTCCTACATCGGTGAATAGATTGAAAAAGGCAATGATTACTGTTGCTACAGCCATTACACCAAAGTCGTCTGGTGAAATTAGGCGTGCCAATACGCCTGCTACGACAAGTGATACGAGTATGCCACTGTATTTGGCAAGGGCGGTATAGAATACCCCCGAGAATAGTTGGTGCTTGAGTGAAGTCATAAATTTATTTTTAAAGCTACTCTGCTTTTCCAATGGAGAAGGTGAGGGCGTTGGATTTATAATTAGAAATATGTTGTTTCTTTATTGTCTGGGATGGATGGATGTTTTTAGTAATAATACCATTAGCGTTCGCATAGTTACATATGGCCTATAATATTTGAGACAGAGGCTGAATAGTTTTATACGTTGAGGTAAAGATAATGTATGTGCTTGCCATACAGCTGCATCCAGCATCTGTCGTAAAAAAAAGAATATTGTATGGTGATATGTTTTTGGATAAATTGGGAGTTCTCTTAATAATTCGTTAGTTACAGTAAGATATCCTTCCATATTTTTCCATGTGAATTTTTTAGTCATGATAGAGTTTGTTCTGATACGCCTATGGAAGAAAGAACGACGAATGAATCCTGTTTTAGAAGCATGCAAATAAGCTTGTATCATGAAGAGTTGATCTTCGTGTAATATACCGGGATAAAATGAAAGTCTCTCTTCACAAATGAACTCTCGGTGAAATAAGTTTAGGCAAACCGATGATTTGAACTTGTATGTTTTTAGTTGTGTTTTTAACATGTCTATGCCTGAACATATCTTTTCAGGTAGATCTAAAGTTCTTTGGTAGTCGAAGGAGCTTTCGGGTATGTTCGGTTCAATTGTGAACGTTTCAGCATCGAAGAAAACAAAATCAAGAGCTTCTTTTGTGCATTTACGATAACATAATTCAAGTGCATCAGGCTCTAAAAAGTCATCACTATCCATGAAATAAATATATTCCCCAGTAGAAAATTTCAGTCCCTGATTACGTGTTATAGAAAGTCCTTGATTAGATTGTTTATAAACTTGAATCCGTGTGTCCTTGATTGCAATTTCTTCCACGATTGCTCTACTACAATCGGTAGAGCCGTCATCAATTACGATAATTTCCAATTCTTCCAGTGTCTGCTGACAAATACTTTCCAGTGCTTCCTGTACGTAATTACAGGTGTTATATACAGGGATAATAACGCTAACTTTAGGACGTTCATTGCATTGTTCCATTCTTTTTGAGTGTGATGATGTTTCAATCTAGCAAAGATACATAAAAAGATTTAAGGAAAACGGTTATTTTCTCGTAAAATATGGAAAAGTTGAGAGGTAATAATGTGTTGATTTACTCGCTGCAGGTACTGGTGCGTATGCTCCTGGTAGTTTATCCTGGTTACGAAATGGGTGCCCATTGTGATTTGAACCCCGATCAGAACGGCGATGGAGAGATAGAACCCGAATAGTGGATCAAGGCGTGTCCTTGTTTTAAGGTTTTGCTGCGGGTAGTGTACGGTTGACGGGGGGTACCACAGATTTACACTGGATTATACAGAGGATTTATTTTCTTCGGGATACCCGTGAACGAGAAACCGAAACTCCGTGTAAATCTGTGGTAACCCGTATCACTCACCGTGTTCGGTATGTATAAATTTCTTATTGGCCCCTTTGAGGTGGAACAGGCTGGCTATGGTCCCCAATGCCAGCGAAGGCACCTGCATTAGTGCTTTTAGTAGCCTACCGTTGAGCAGGCGGGCTGGAACAGGGATAAACATGGCGGCAACCTGTGCTGCCGACAATATCCACCATTTAGACGCTACCGGACGGTGGACCAGTGTGGTAAGCAGAGTGAATCCGAAAACGGCTACCAGTTGCACCAGGCGCGGAGGGAGCATCCATTGGATGATTTTATCGACCAGATCGAAAGAGGGCCACCACCGCCACCATCCTTCCATCTGCTTGACGCTTTTTATGAAGGACAGTCCCTCACACAAGATGCCGAATTGCGCTGCCATCCAGCGCCGGCGCTGATTCTTGATGTTCTCTTTTTTTTGCGTTTTTTCGTCGTAGACAGGTAGGTTTTCCAGATAGACGGTGTGCATCCTGCACTCAAGTAGCGTAAGTTCCAGCTCTTTGTCCTCTCCTGCGGTTTCCAGGCTTTGCACGGCATCGTAATACCAGAAGTAATCAAAAGCCATGCCCGAGCCTGCCAGTCCGGCAGACAATCCGAGGGCGTTGTGTCCGCTCCTGAAAAATCCATTGTTGATCTCCTCGCTCACTCCGTCGAGCAAGGCAATGTCCGTATTCAGGTTTTTGCCTGTGCGGTGGGCTTGCATCGCCTGCACTCCGGCGGAGTAGGCACGGTTCACCTCGGAAAGGAATCCGGGTACGGTCACGTTGTCGGCATCCATCACCACGGCAATGTCATACATAAAGGCCAATTGGCGGTTGCCTAGTCCTTTCGCCTTTCCGTCTTCCTCGATGGTGCTGATGCCCAGTAGGAGGGCTTTGGCCTTGGAACTGTCTTCGTAGGTAGCCACCAGCAGGCGGATAGGGAGTCGGCTCAGGGCTTTGTTGGTGGAGTCCTGCATGTGGTCGGAGATGACGTATACATCGTACATTTCTTTGGGGTAGTCCTGCTCAAGGAAAGAGCGTACGGAGTCAATGATGACTTTGTCTTCCCGGTAGGCCGGGAAGAAGACGGCGATGCGGTGCAATTTGTCCGCTTCCGGATAGTGGGGCGCACGATAGAATTTGGACGCAATAGCGTACACTAGCAGATAGGCTACGCAAAGTGCCAACGGAACGAACAGGATCCAGTCGATCAAGGTTAGTATGAGTATCATAAGTCTTAATGTAGGTTATGGGTCGATATATTTGTGTAAATCGGTTCAGCTGCGGTTCACCACAGATTACACAGAGGATCATTTCGGCAGAGTTTTACAGAATCCTATAGAATCTCAGAGAGTTCCACAGGATTTCACTTTCTCGTTTATGGATATCCCCAAAAAAATGATTCCTCTGTGTGCTAATTTGTGTAATCTGTGGTGGACTGTCACTCAACACAGCTTCCAGAAACCCTTCACTCCGTGCCAGACGGCTTTTGCCAGCTTGGGCTCTCCTTTCAGGACGAAGCACAGGCTGTCTTTGGGAGCTACGATCAGCATTTGGTAAGCGATAGCCAAGCAACGTTCCATTCCCGGGAGGTTGCGCCAGGCGTAAAGCATTCGGTTTCGCATCATATAAAAGGTGCGGAGAGGGCTTTGCCGCCCGGTACTTTGGCTCTCTTTGTGGAAGATGGTGCAGCGCGGCTCGTACCACAGCTGATAGCCGGCACGCGTCATGCTGGTACACCAGTCCAGCTCCTCGTAATAGAGAAAATAGATCTCCGGCATCAGTCCGGCTTTCCAGATGACCTCCCGTTTCAGCATCAGCGCAGCTCCGTGAAGGTAGGCGCTGGGGCGTGGAGTGTCGAAAGTCCCGTCGTCCGGACATCCCATGCCCAATGCTTTATTGCGCATCGTATACCGGCTGAGCTTGGTATATCCGGCAAATTGAATGCTTTGCGGCGGAAAGGCAAAACGGATTTTAGGTGATACAGCCCCGATGCGGGGATCGCTCTCCAACCGTTCTATCAGGGCGGGCAGTCCGTCTTCGGTCAGGTAGGTGTCGTTATTGATCAGGAACAGGTATTTTCCTTGTGCTATCTGTATTCCGAGATTGTTTCCTCCCGAGAATCCGAGGTTTTTCTCGCTGCGGAGAGTCCGTACAAAGGGATACCGCTCCTGTATCAGGGAGGCTTCATCCTGGCGGGATGCGTTGTCCACCACAATGATTTCATAACTGACGGAACTGATCGTGTCGCGTAGCGATTCTATCAACATGCAAGTGTCGTCCAGCCCATTGTAACAGATGGTGATAAAAGATATCAAAGGAGGCGTTTGTTTCATGAATGTTTGTTTTTGTGATAAATCGGATCCATTTTTATTTCGTTAATAATCAATCTCTTTTTTCTCTCTATTCATCTCATCATCTTCTTTTTGCATGACAGGATCAATATTTGTAGCAGTTATGCAGAGTGCAAAACCTGTATAAATAATAAAAGGATTTGGATATATCATGACGTCATTGGCGTATGCAGCAATAAAAAAGCCTGCATTTGTACAAAGCCATGCTGCTAATAATCCTCTTAAACGTTGGTTCATGATTTTAAACATCAGTATCC containing:
- a CDS encoding glycosyltransferase; the protein is MILILTLIDWILFVPLALCVAYLLVYAIASKFYRAPHYPEADKLHRIAVFFPAYREDKVIIDSVRSFLEQDYPKEMYDVYVISDHMQDSTNKALSRLPIRLLVATYEDSSKAKALLLGISTIEEDGKAKGLGNRQLAFMYDIAVVMDADNVTVPGFLSEVNRAYSAGVQAMQAHRTGKNLNTDIALLDGVSEEINNGFFRSGHNALGLSAGLAGSGMAFDYFWYYDAVQSLETAGEDKELELTLLECRMHTVYLENLPVYDEKTQKKENIKNQRRRWMAAQFGILCEGLSFIKSVKQMEGWWRWWPSFDLVDKIIQWMLPPRLVQLVAVFGFTLLTTLVHRPVASKWWILSAAQVAAMFIPVPARLLNGRLLKALMQVPSLALGTIASLFHLKGANKKFIHTEHGE
- a CDS encoding glycosyltransferase family 2 protein; protein product: MKQTPPLISFITICYNGLDDTCMLIESLRDTISSVSYEIIVVDNASRQDEASLIQERYPFVRTLRSEKNLGFSGGNNLGIQIAQGKYLFLINNDTYLTEDGLPALIERLESDPRIGAVSPKIRFAFPPQSIQFAGYTKLSRYTMRNKALGMGCPDDGTFDTPRPSAYLHGAALMLKREVIWKAGLMPEIYFLYYEELDWCTSMTRAGYQLWYEPRCTIFHKESQSTGRQSPLRTFYMMRNRMLYAWRNLPGMERCLAIAYQMLIVAPKDSLCFVLKGEPKLAKAVWHGVKGFWKLC
- a CDS encoding glycosyltransferase family 2 protein encodes the protein MEQCNERPKVSVIIPVYNTCNYVQEALESICQQTLEELEIIVIDDGSTDCSRAIVEEIAIKDTRIQVYKQSNQGLSITRNQGLKFSTGEYIYFMDSDDFLEPDALELCYRKCTKEALDFVFFDAETFTIEPNIPESSFDYQRTLDLPEKICSGIDMLKTQLKTYKFKSSVCLNLFHREFICEERLSFYPGILHEDQLFMIQAYLHASKTGFIRRSFFHRRIRTNSIMTKKFTWKNMEGYLTVTNELLRELPIYPKTYHHTIFFFLRQMLDAAVWQAHTLSLPQRIKLFSLCLKYYRPYVTMRTLMVLLLKTSIHPRQ